In a single window of the Deinococcus aetherius genome:
- a CDS encoding proline dehydrogenase, whose amino-acid sequence MIDQLYRKAVLTVSGQKPIETLVRSRGWGVAQRFVAGEDAQSALRAVKELEKDGILGNLDLLGEFVTSPDTANEFAGRVLSLLDDAHAARLKPYVSVKLSSVGQGMTVEGEDLGLANARRIVARAKGYGGFVCLDMEDHPRVDQTLAQFRTLVGEFGNAHVGTVLQSYLYRTEGDWASLQDLEPNLRIVKGAYLEPETVAMPDKADVDAAYRRLVYAQMKAGSYVNVATHDEGLIADVEHFALAHGISRDAFEFQMLYGVRRDLQKDLAARGYRVRAYIPYGRDWYPYFSRRIAERPANVMFVLRGMFKG is encoded by the coding sequence ATGATCGACCAGCTCTACCGCAAGGCCGTCCTCACCGTCTCGGGCCAGAAGCCGATTGAAACCCTCGTCCGCTCGCGCGGGTGGGGGGTCGCCCAGCGTTTCGTGGCGGGCGAGGACGCGCAGTCGGCCCTCCGCGCCGTCAAGGAACTGGAGAAGGACGGCATCCTCGGCAACCTCGACCTCCTCGGCGAGTTCGTCACGTCCCCGGACACGGCGAACGAGTTCGCGGGCAGGGTCCTGAGCCTCCTCGACGACGCGCACGCTGCCAGACTAAAACCCTACGTCAGCGTCAAGCTCTCCAGCGTCGGGCAGGGGATGACGGTGGAGGGCGAGGACCTGGGCCTGGCGAACGCCCGGCGCATCGTCGCCAGGGCGAAAGGTTACGGCGGCTTCGTGTGCCTGGACATGGAGGACCACCCCCGGGTGGACCAGACCCTCGCCCAGTTCCGCACGCTCGTGGGCGAGTTTGGGAACGCGCACGTCGGCACGGTGCTCCAGAGCTACCTCTACCGCACCGAGGGCGACTGGGCGAGCCTTCAGGATTTGGAGCCCAACCTCCGCATCGTGAAGGGCGCGTACCTCGAACCGGAGACGGTGGCGATGCCGGACAAGGCGGACGTGGACGCGGCGTACCGGCGGCTGGTGTACGCGCAGATGAAGGCCGGAAGCTACGTCAACGTCGCCACCCACGACGAGGGGCTGATTGCGGACGTGGAGCATTTCGCGCTCGCGCACGGCATCTCGCGGGACGCCTTCGAGTTCCAGATGCTGTACGGGGTGCGGCGGGACCTCCAGAAGGACCTCGCCGCCCGGGGCTACCGGGTGCGGGCGTACATCCCCTACGGGCGCGACTGGTACCCCTACTTCTCGCGCCGCATTGCCGAGCGGCCCGCCAACGTGATGTTCGTGCTGCGCGGAATGTTCAAAGGCTAA
- a CDS encoding MgtC/SapB family protein, whose amino-acid sequence METFWAELRLMQGLIAAFVLSGLIGWERERRNISVGLRTHILVGVSAALFVVLADTLIYRFADDAPQVRFDLVGVLGAVVSGVSFLGAGAIFSDRRGEGTKGLTTAAGLLATAGVGVACGLHLYVLATGATLLFLFTLGWLGPLLGERVRARQDAEDR is encoded by the coding sequence GTGGAGACCTTCTGGGCGGAGTTGCGGCTGATGCAGGGCCTGATCGCCGCCTTCGTGTTGAGCGGGTTGATCGGCTGGGAGCGCGAGCGGCGCAACATCAGCGTGGGACTGCGCACCCATATCCTCGTCGGGGTGAGCGCGGCCCTCTTCGTCGTGCTCGCCGACACCCTGATCTACCGCTTCGCCGACGACGCCCCGCAGGTCCGCTTCGATCTGGTGGGCGTCCTCGGGGCGGTGGTCAGCGGCGTGAGCTTTCTCGGCGCGGGCGCGATCTTCTCCGACCGGCGCGGTGAGGGCACCAAGGGTCTGACCACGGCGGCGGGCCTCCTCGCCACGGCGGGCGTCGGGGTGGCGTGCGGATTGCACCTCTACGTGCTGGCGACCGGGGCGACCCTGCTCTTCCTCTTCACCCTGGGCTGGCTGGGCCCCCTCTTGGGCGAGAGGGTCAGGGCCCGTCAGGACGCGGAGGACAGGTAG
- the recO gene encoding DNA repair protein RecO codes for MRSRSTNRSGIVIRRRVTPAGDIIVTLLTPQGKVKAIARGGVRGPLASRLNLFHHVGVQVYQTPQADLATVQQAVLEGALPRLAEPGRYAFAHLMAELADALFQEGEFSEQAFELFAGALRGISHQPDPEWVALVMSYKLLGLAGFVQQTARCARCGAPHPEHPDPLGGQLLCWACASLPAYPQASLDFLRNVVRRSVRVSMEAPVPGDERPALWQALERFVTVQVGNVQSWRQLVPQAAAVST; via the coding sequence GTGAGGTCACGCAGCACCAACCGCAGCGGCATCGTGATCCGTCGGCGCGTGACGCCCGCCGGGGACATCATCGTCACGCTGCTCACCCCCCAGGGGAAGGTCAAGGCCATCGCCCGGGGCGGGGTGCGGGGTCCGCTGGCGAGCCGCCTGAACCTCTTCCACCACGTCGGCGTGCAGGTGTACCAGACGCCGCAGGCCGACCTGGCGACCGTGCAGCAGGCGGTGCTGGAGGGCGCCCTGCCCCGCCTCGCCGAGCCCGGGCGGTACGCCTTCGCGCACCTGATGGCCGAACTCGCCGACGCCCTATTTCAGGAGGGCGAATTTTCAGAGCAGGCCTTCGAGCTGTTCGCGGGGGCGCTGCGCGGCATCTCGCATCAGCCCGACCCCGAGTGGGTGGCCCTGGTGATGAGCTACAAGCTATTGGGGTTGGCGGGCTTCGTACAGCAGACGGCCCGCTGCGCCCGTTGTGGTGCCCCGCACCCCGAGCACCCCGATCCCCTGGGCGGGCAACTCCTGTGTTGGGCGTGCGCCAGCCTGCCCGCCTACCCGCAGGCCAGCCTCGACTTCCTGCGGAACGTGGTGCGGCGGAGCGTCCGGGTGAGCATGGAAGCTCCGGTGCCGGGGGACGAGCGGCCTGCGCTGTGGCAGGCACTGGAACGCTTCGTGACGGTGCAGGTGGGGAACGTGCAGAGCTGGCGGCAGTTGGTGCCCCAGGCGGCGGCTGTCTCGACCTGA
- the pruA gene encoding L-glutamate gamma-semialdehyde dehydrogenase: MLKIQDYRPQPFTDFTRPENVEAYQAALNKVRAELLGKHYPLVIDGERVDTPGRLTSTNPCDTCEVVGTTAKATVEDAERALQGAWKAFETWKRWEPDARARILLKAAAILGRRRLEACALMSLEVGKNYAEADVEVAEAIDFLEYYARSAMKYAGFGAAETTWYEGEENGMLYLPLGVGVSISPWNFPCAIFAGMLAAPIVAGNCVIAKPAEDSGMIAGFVVDILMEAGLPAGVLQFLPGVGEEVGEYLVTHARTRFITFTGSRGVGLHINEVAAKVQPGQRWIKKVILELGGKDAMIVDETADLDVAVTAAVQGAFGFNGQKCSAMSRLIVVDEVYDRVVNAFVERAGALKVGTGEENAQVTAVVNDEAFDKIGKYLEIGKGEAQLLLGGEAPGQNGGKRGYYVQPTIFGDVSPQARIAQEEIFGPVVSILRARDWEHALEIANSTQYGLTGGVCSNDRERLEQARQEFEVGNLYFNRKITGAIVGVQPFGGYNMSGTDSKAGGPDYLANFLQLKAVTERW; this comes from the coding sequence ATGCTCAAAATTCAGGACTACCGCCCCCAGCCCTTCACCGACTTCACCCGCCCCGAGAATGTCGAGGCGTACCAGGCCGCGCTGAACAAGGTCCGTGCCGAACTCCTCGGCAAGCACTACCCCCTCGTGATCGACGGCGAGCGGGTGGACACCCCAGGGAGGTTGACCTCCACCAACCCCTGCGACACCTGCGAGGTGGTGGGGACGACGGCGAAGGCCACGGTCGAGGACGCCGAACGTGCTCTGCAAGGCGCCTGGAAGGCCTTCGAGACGTGGAAGCGGTGGGAGCCCGACGCCCGCGCCCGCATCCTGCTCAAGGCCGCCGCGATCCTGGGGCGCCGCCGCCTGGAAGCCTGCGCCCTGATGAGCCTGGAGGTCGGCAAGAACTACGCCGAGGCCGACGTGGAGGTTGCGGAGGCCATCGACTTCCTGGAGTACTATGCCCGCTCTGCCATGAAGTACGCGGGTTTCGGCGCCGCCGAGACGACGTGGTACGAGGGCGAGGAGAACGGGATGCTGTACCTGCCGCTGGGCGTCGGGGTCTCGATCTCCCCGTGGAACTTCCCCTGCGCGATCTTCGCGGGGATGCTCGCCGCGCCCATCGTGGCGGGGAACTGCGTGATCGCCAAGCCCGCCGAGGACTCGGGGATGATCGCGGGCTTCGTGGTGGACATCCTGATGGAAGCCGGGCTCCCCGCCGGGGTCCTCCAATTCCTCCCCGGCGTGGGCGAGGAGGTCGGCGAGTACCTCGTCACGCACGCGAGGACGCGCTTCATCACCTTCACGGGCTCGCGCGGGGTGGGCCTGCACATCAACGAGGTCGCGGCGAAGGTCCAGCCGGGCCAGAGGTGGATCAAGAAGGTGATCCTCGAACTCGGCGGCAAGGACGCGATGATCGTGGACGAGACCGCCGACCTCGACGTGGCGGTGACGGCAGCGGTCCAGGGCGCCTTCGGCTTCAACGGCCAGAAGTGCTCGGCGATGAGCCGCCTGATCGTGGTGGACGAGGTGTACGACCGGGTGGTGAATGCTTTTGTGGAGCGGGCGGGGGCGCTGAAGGTCGGCACGGGTGAGGAGAACGCCCAGGTCACTGCCGTGGTGAACGACGAGGCCTTCGACAAGATCGGCAAGTACCTGGAGATCGGCAAGGGCGAGGCCCAGCTTCTCCTCGGCGGGGAGGCGCCCGGCCAGAACGGTGGAAAGCGGGGCTATTACGTCCAGCCGACTATTTTCGGGGACGTGTCGCCGCAGGCCCGCATTGCCCAGGAGGAAATCTTCGGGCCGGTCGTGAGCATCCTGCGCGCCCGTGACTGGGAGCACGCGCTGGAGATCGCCAACTCCACCCAGTACGGCCTGACGGGCGGTGTGTGCAGCAATGACCGCGAGCGGCTGGAGCAGGCGCGGCAGGAGTTCGAAGTCGGCAACCTGTACTTCAACCGCAAGATCACCGGGGCCATCGTGGGTGTGCAACCTTTTGGCGGCTACAACATGAGCGGCACCGACTCCAAGGCGGGCGGGCCGGACTACCTGGCGAACTTCCTTCAGCTCAAGGCCGTCACCGAACGCTGGTAA
- a CDS encoding SDR family oxidoreductase produces the protein MDLIGVTGVPGNVGTPLVAELLARGARVRVLARRPDHARRVLEDVLGEGAPGGLEFGRLEFGNRRTYVAAFRGVRRLFVTRPPQLSQVGRDMVPALDVALGAGVEHMALLSLQGAERLRFVPHAQLERYLEESGAGYTFLRPSFFMQNLTTTHLPELRRGEIYVPAGGGRTSFVDVRDVAEAGAVVLTEDGHAGRAYELTGSEALTYGEVAARFTAATGREIRYADPSPLAFFRHMRARGVATGQIVVMEAIYATARLGIAGRVTPDLARLLGRAPRTVDDFARDNAALIRGEGA, from the coding sequence ATGGACCTGATCGGGGTGACGGGTGTGCCGGGCAACGTGGGCACGCCGCTGGTGGCAGAACTGCTCGCGCGGGGGGCCCGGGTGCGGGTCCTGGCCCGCCGCCCCGATCACGCCCGCCGGGTGCTGGAAGACGTGCTCGGCGAGGGGGCGCCGGGGGGGCTGGAGTTCGGCCGTCTGGAGTTCGGCAACCGCCGCACGTACGTGGCGGCCTTCCGGGGGGTGCGGCGCCTCTTCGTGACCCGGCCCCCGCAACTGTCCCAGGTGGGGCGCGACATGGTGCCCGCCCTCGACGTGGCGCTGGGGGCGGGCGTGGAGCACATGGCCCTGCTCTCCCTCCAGGGGGCCGAGCGGCTACGCTTCGTGCCGCACGCGCAGCTTGAGCGGTACCTGGAGGAGAGCGGAGCCGGGTACACCTTCCTGCGCCCCTCCTTCTTCATGCAGAACCTGACGACCACCCACCTGCCCGAGTTGCGGCGGGGCGAAATCTACGTCCCCGCCGGGGGGGGCCGCACGAGCTTCGTGGACGTGCGCGACGTGGCGGAGGCGGGAGCCGTGGTGCTCACTGAGGACGGGCACGCGGGCCGCGCCTACGAGTTGACCGGCTCCGAGGCGCTGACCTACGGGGAGGTGGCGGCGCGGTTCACGGCGGCGACCGGGCGCGAGATTCGCTACGCCGACCCCAGCCCGCTCGCCTTCTTCCGCCACATGCGGGCGCGCGGGGTCGCCACCGGCCAGATCGTCGTGATGGAGGCGATCTACGCGACCGCCCGGCTGGGGATCGCGGGGCGGGTCACGCCGGACCTCGCCCGGTTGCTGGGCCGGGCCCCGCGCACCGTGGACGACTTCGCCCGGGACAACGCCGCCCTCATTCGCGGGGAGGGGGCGTGA
- a CDS encoding SARP family transcriptional regulator, giving the protein MTDGEALFEAGQFQAVVTHLEGKARTGREATLLGIALIRVGRLEDAEIALTRAAVHGEQEGQVELGNVLRLLGRFEEAVTHFEAISRDLAGELQMRALRWWGVAEFKAGHTEDGLRRVERAWHGYLALGNDELSARVTLSLAQMYHETGNDKRAKALLNEALHVLPTGPYPSPRVGTLKLLLEIHMAHGEFAEAREALNEAKRALQGTEAPLLSALLLGSEAELCRLTGNTRTYAFVLEELYPLAERLGDRELRLWTVSRLAEHYSLHGQHGRAVDVLLGYGTMPEEWPAELVATRGVIERRRGDLLAAQESLAQAAAMFRAAGRVPELCRVQLHYAATCLRAGEDAEKTVVPALSEAITQLLRLRQLTELGPDFEELSELMHFALLEPDTAPLMEPLLDRLAHLAGTARLPEDGAIRVSVKTLGQMAVFKDGAEVSFTRKGCVPLLVYLTLTPGRTRVEMQLDLWPDKDPTTGGAYVRQCLKELRDRLGHELIHFQGPHHAPCYRLGRFVEVDLDIHHFREAVERQETARALALYRGEFLPDADSCDWIETKRESLLLALTYELCAQMTRARNEGDHRRVVLLANQYLRIDPLDREVMEARVASARLVASPHELARYMAELNRFLYN; this is encoded by the coding sequence GTGACAGATGGAGAGGCGCTGTTCGAGGCGGGGCAATTTCAAGCCGTCGTCACACACCTGGAGGGCAAAGCCCGGACGGGGAGGGAAGCTACCCTGCTCGGGATTGCCCTCATCCGTGTGGGCCGCCTGGAGGACGCCGAGATCGCCCTGACGCGCGCCGCTGTCCACGGGGAACAGGAAGGGCAAGTCGAACTCGGCAATGTGTTACGCCTGCTCGGACGTTTTGAGGAAGCGGTTACCCATTTTGAGGCTATCTCCAGAGACCTGGCAGGTGAATTACAAATGCGGGCGCTCCGCTGGTGGGGCGTTGCGGAGTTCAAAGCAGGACATACTGAGGACGGGCTGAGACGGGTAGAACGTGCATGGCACGGCTACCTGGCGCTTGGGAATGACGAATTGAGCGCCCGCGTGACGCTCTCCCTGGCACAGATGTATCACGAAACGGGGAACGACAAGCGTGCCAAGGCGCTCCTCAACGAAGCCCTCCATGTGCTGCCGACAGGTCCGTACCCTAGCCCCCGCGTCGGAACCTTGAAGCTCCTTCTTGAAATTCACATGGCGCACGGCGAGTTCGCCGAGGCGCGTGAGGCTCTGAACGAGGCCAAACGCGCCCTTCAGGGTACGGAGGCACCCCTGCTCTCCGCCCTCCTCCTGGGGAGTGAGGCGGAACTTTGCCGCCTCACCGGCAACACCCGCACCTACGCCTTCGTGCTGGAAGAACTGTACCCCCTGGCCGAACGGCTCGGGGACCGCGAGTTGCGGCTGTGGACCGTCTCGCGCCTCGCCGAGCACTACAGCCTGCACGGGCAGCACGGCAGGGCGGTGGACGTGTTGCTGGGCTACGGCACGATGCCCGAGGAGTGGCCCGCCGAGCTGGTGGCGACGCGCGGGGTGATCGAGCGGCGGCGGGGCGATCTGCTCGCGGCGCAGGAGAGCCTTGCTCAGGCCGCCGCCATGTTCCGCGCGGCGGGGCGGGTGCCGGAACTCTGCCGGGTGCAACTGCACTACGCCGCCACCTGCCTGCGGGCCGGGGAGGATGCAGAGAAAACGGTCGTCCCCGCGCTCAGCGAGGCGATCACACAACTGCTGCGGCTGCGGCAACTCACCGAGTTGGGGCCCGACTTCGAGGAACTCAGCGAGCTGATGCACTTCGCGCTGCTCGAACCCGACACCGCGCCGCTGATGGAACCCCTGCTCGACCGGCTGGCGCACCTGGCGGGCACCGCCCGGCTCCCCGAGGACGGGGCGATCCGGGTCTCGGTCAAGACGCTGGGGCAGATGGCGGTGTTCAAGGACGGGGCGGAGGTGTCCTTTACCCGCAAGGGCTGCGTGCCGCTGCTGGTGTACCTGACCCTCACCCCCGGCCGGACGCGGGTGGAGATGCAGCTCGACCTGTGGCCGGACAAGGACCCCACGACCGGCGGGGCCTACGTCCGCCAGTGCCTCAAGGAGCTGCGCGACCGGCTGGGACACGAGCTGATCCACTTCCAGGGGCCGCACCACGCGCCGTGCTACCGCCTGGGCCGGTTCGTGGAGGTGGACCTCGACATCCATCACTTCCGGGAGGCGGTCGAGCGTCAGGAGACGGCGCGGGCGCTCGCGCTCTACCGGGGCGAGTTCCTGCCGGACGCGGACTCCTGCGACTGGATCGAGACCAAGCGTGAATCCCTCCTGCTGGCCCTCACGTACGAGCTGTGCGCCCAGATGACGCGGGCCCGGAACGAGGGCGACCATCGCCGGGTGGTGCTGCTCGCCAACCAGTACCTGCGGATCGACCCCCTCGACCGCGAGGTGATGGAGGCGCGGGTGGCCTCCGCCCGCCTGGTCGCCTCGCCCCACGAGCTGGCGCGGTACATGGCCGAACTCAACCGCTTCCTCTACAACTGA
- a CDS encoding GntR family transcriptional regulator → MTSFERPTLVRDGVYGHLRRAVLDGEIAPGERLGEVELGERLGVSRTPIREALARLTQDGLLVAEANKGVRVRTVSAREARDTYVVREELDGLAAALAAQAHTPADAVSLRAALEALNAARGADYREQTRLDLAFHQAVTLAAHNAALADLARGLSVRVTLIKHQTRTYNAHPETGEQHAAILKAILARDAPAAREAARHHVRTFAALVLHQLGDHP, encoded by the coding sequence ATGACCTCCTTTGAGCGACCCACCCTGGTACGAGACGGCGTGTACGGCCACCTGCGCCGGGCCGTGCTCGACGGCGAGATCGCGCCGGGGGAGCGGCTGGGAGAGGTGGAGCTGGGTGAGCGGCTGGGGGTGAGCCGCACGCCGATCCGCGAGGCGCTGGCGCGGCTGACGCAGGACGGCCTGCTGGTCGCGGAGGCGAACAAGGGGGTGCGCGTCCGCACGGTGAGCGCGCGGGAGGCGCGGGACACCTACGTGGTGCGCGAGGAACTCGACGGGCTGGCCGCCGCTCTCGCCGCGCAGGCGCACACGCCCGCCGATGCCGTCTCGCTGCGAGCGGCGCTGGAGGCCCTGAACGCGGCGCGGGGGGCCGACTACCGCGAGCAGACGCGGCTCGACCTCGCCTTTCACCAGGCGGTGACGCTCGCCGCGCACAACGCCGCCCTGGCCGACCTGGCGCGGGGGCTCTCGGTGCGGGTGACCCTGATCAAGCACCAGACGCGGACGTACAACGCGCACCCCGAGACCGGGGAGCAGCACGCCGCGATCCTGAAGGCGATTCTCGCCCGCGACGCGCCCGCCGCCCGGGAGGCCGCCCGGCACCACGTCCGCACCTTCGCCGCCCTCGTGCTGCACCAACTCGGAGACCACCCATGA